The following are encoded in a window of Variovorax paradoxus genomic DNA:
- a CDS encoding aspartate carbamoyltransferase catalytic subunit, whose product MLYKRNPQLNKNGELIHLLSIEGLPKDIVTHILDTAANFTSVSDREVKKVPLLRGKSVFNLFFENSTRTRTTFEIAAKRLSADVINLDIARSSATKGESLLDTIANLSAMAADLFVVRHSESGAPYLIAQHVAPHVHVVNAGDGRHAHPTQGLLDMYTIRHYKKDFSNLTVAIVGDVLHSRVARSDIHALTTLGCAEVRVVGPKTLVPADMAGMGVRVCHTLEEGIKDCDVVIMLRLQNERMSGALLPSSQEFFKTFGLTQEKLQLAKPDAIVMHPGPINRGVEIDSAVVDGKQSVILPQVTFGIAVRMAVMSIVAGNEA is encoded by the coding sequence ATGCTCTACAAGCGAAACCCGCAGCTCAACAAGAACGGCGAGCTGATCCACCTGCTGTCGATTGAGGGCCTGCCCAAGGACATCGTCACGCACATCCTCGACACGGCCGCCAACTTCACGAGCGTGAGCGACCGCGAGGTGAAGAAGGTGCCGCTCTTGCGCGGCAAGAGCGTGTTCAACCTGTTCTTCGAGAACAGCACGCGTACGCGCACGACCTTCGAGATCGCGGCCAAGCGCCTGAGTGCCGACGTCATCAACCTGGACATCGCGCGCTCCTCGGCCACCAAGGGCGAGTCGCTGCTGGACACCATCGCCAACCTGAGCGCCATGGCCGCCGACCTGTTCGTGGTGCGCCACAGCGAGTCGGGCGCGCCGTACCTGATCGCACAGCATGTCGCGCCGCACGTGCACGTGGTGAACGCCGGCGACGGCCGCCACGCGCACCCGACGCAGGGGCTGCTCGACATGTACACGATCCGCCACTACAAGAAAGACTTCTCGAACCTCACGGTGGCGATCGTCGGCGACGTGCTGCATTCGCGCGTGGCGCGTTCGGACATCCATGCACTCACCACACTCGGCTGCGCCGAAGTGCGCGTGGTCGGCCCGAAGACGCTGGTGCCCGCCGACATGGCCGGCATGGGCGTGCGCGTGTGCCACACGCTCGAAGAAGGCATCAAGGACTGCGACGTCGTCATCATGCTGCGCCTGCAGAACGAGCGCATGAGCGGCGCGCTGCTGCCCTCGTCGCAAGAATTCTTCAAGACCTTCGGCCTCACGCAAGAGAAGCTGCAACTGGCCAAGCCCGACGCCATCGTCATGCACCCGGGCCCGATCAACCGCGGCGTCGAAATCGACTCCGCCGTGGTCGACGGCAAACAGAGCGTGATCCTTCCGCAGGTCACCTTCGGCATCGCGGTCCGCATGGCCGTGATGAGCATCGTCGCAGGCAACGAAGCATAG
- a CDS encoding dihydroorotase, protein MNILITNGRVIDPASGTDQQTDIAIADGKIAGIGHAPAGFKPERTLDATGCIVTPGLVDLAARLREPGYEHEGMLESEMAAAIAGGVTSLVCPPDTDPVLDEPGLVEMLKFRAEKLQRARLFPLGALTRNLAGGVLTEMAELTEAGCIGFGQADVPLADTQVLQRALSYASTFGYTVWLRPQDRDLGKGVAASGALATRLGLGGVPVAAETIAIFTIIEMMKSTGARVHLCRVSSARGVALVRDAKAQGLPLTCDVSINSLHLADTDIGFFDSRARLNPPLRQQGDRDALSAALADGTIDALVSDHTPVEADAKTLPFAEAEPGATGLELLLPLALQWGERSGAGVARAIEVITSAPARLLNAADAASGIGRIVQGGVADLCIADPSLEWQVVPEALRSQGKHTPFSSYPMQGRARHTLVAGRVVHG, encoded by the coding sequence ATGAACATCCTCATCACCAACGGCCGCGTCATCGACCCCGCCTCGGGCACCGACCAACAGACCGACATCGCCATCGCCGACGGCAAGATCGCCGGCATCGGGCACGCACCGGCAGGCTTCAAGCCCGAGCGCACCCTCGACGCCACGGGCTGCATCGTCACCCCCGGTCTCGTCGACCTCGCCGCGCGCCTGCGCGAGCCGGGCTACGAGCACGAAGGCATGCTCGAAAGCGAAATGGCCGCGGCCATCGCGGGCGGCGTGACCAGCCTCGTGTGCCCGCCCGACACCGACCCCGTGCTCGATGAGCCCGGCCTGGTCGAGATGCTCAAGTTCCGCGCCGAAAAACTGCAGCGCGCGCGCCTGTTCCCGCTCGGTGCGCTCACGCGCAACCTCGCCGGCGGTGTGCTCACCGAAATGGCCGAGCTCACCGAAGCCGGCTGCATCGGCTTCGGCCAGGCCGACGTGCCGCTGGCCGACACGCAGGTGCTGCAACGCGCGCTGTCGTACGCCAGCACCTTCGGTTACACCGTGTGGCTGCGCCCGCAAGACCGCGACCTCGGCAAGGGCGTCGCGGCCAGTGGCGCGCTCGCCACGCGGCTGGGCCTGGGCGGCGTGCCGGTGGCGGCCGAGACGATCGCCATCTTCACCATCATCGAAATGATGAAGAGCACCGGCGCGCGCGTGCACCTGTGCCGCGTGTCGAGCGCCCGCGGCGTGGCGCTGGTGCGCGACGCCAAGGCGCAGGGCCTGCCGCTCACCTGCGACGTCAGCATCAACTCGCTGCACCTGGCCGACACCGACATCGGCTTCTTCGACAGCCGCGCGCGCCTGAACCCACCGCTGCGCCAGCAGGGCGACCGCGACGCGCTCTCGGCCGCGCTGGCCGACGGCACCATCGACGCGCTGGTCTCCGACCACACGCCGGTCGAGGCCGATGCCAAGACGCTGCCTTTCGCCGAAGCCGAACCCGGCGCCACCGGCCTCGAACTGCTGCTGCCGCTCGCGCTGCAGTGGGGCGAGCGCAGCGGCGCGGGCGTGGCGCGCGCCATCGAGGTCATCACCTCGGCACCGGCACGGCTGCTGAACGCGGCCGACGCGGCCAGCGGCATCGGGCGCATCGTGCAGGGCGGCGTGGCCGACCTGTGCATTGCCGATCCGTCGCTCGAATGGCAGGTGGTGCCCGAAGCGCTGCGAAGCCAGGGCAAGCACACGCCGTTTTCCAGCTACCCGATGCAGGGGCGCGCGCGCCACACGCTGGTGGCCGGCCGCGTCGTGCACGGCTGA